In one Vulgatibacter incomptus genomic region, the following are encoded:
- a CDS encoding PilN domain-containing protein, translating to MIRINLLPTRQAKKKDLGNKQLVLLGLLVVGALMGNWFWYSGVESTLAQKNAQVAKLKQDIAQLDKIIGEVNTIKEQKKALEEKLAVLDKLRKGRTGPVKMLDALSTLMPEKVWISAIEEKGGAMVIRGGAVTNEDLADLMRELKKNPFFSEPSLKKSQQVGDRQLGTYVQFELSCSINYAA from the coding sequence ATGATCCGGATCAATCTCCTGCCGACGCGGCAGGCCAAGAAGAAGGACCTCGGCAACAAGCAGCTAGTGCTGCTCGGGTTGCTCGTGGTCGGCGCGCTGATGGGCAACTGGTTCTGGTACTCGGGCGTGGAGAGCACGCTCGCGCAGAAGAACGCCCAGGTCGCCAAGCTCAAGCAGGACATCGCCCAGCTCGACAAGATCATCGGCGAGGTGAACACGATCAAGGAGCAGAAAAAGGCCCTCGAGGAGAAGCTCGCGGTGCTGGACAAGCTCCGCAAGGGCCGCACGGGCCCGGTGAAGATGCTGGACGCCCTCTCGACGCTGATGCCGGAGAAGGTCTGGATCTCGGCGATCGAGGAGAAGGGCGGGGCGATGGTGATTCGGGGCGGCGCGGTGACGAACGAGGATCTCGCGGACCTGATGCGGGAGCTGAAGAAGAACCCGTTCTTCTCGGAGCCCTCGCTGAAGAAGTCCCAGCAGGTCGGTGATCGTCAGCTCGGCACGTACGTCCAGTTCGAGCTGAGCTGCTCGATCAATTACGCGGCGTGA
- a CDS encoding type 4a pilus biogenesis protein PilO, translating to MEQLAAKVVRAPWPTKIGVVIAVVAAVTALTYFSFVTPAEEQITRVESQRQKLEGEFIDKQQIANNLNEFRRQKEVLEEQLQAALLELPNDKAIDELLRQLNDLGVKSGLEITLVEPQAEVPQDFYARLPVRMKVAGNYNEIAVFVDAVGKLKRIVNVSDLKFVNPKKKNEKIVLEADLLATTFRFREPAPNEKKPAAKGRKN from the coding sequence ATGGAGCAGCTCGCAGCAAAGGTCGTACGGGCGCCGTGGCCGACCAAGATCGGGGTGGTGATCGCCGTCGTGGCGGCGGTGACCGCGCTCACGTACTTCTCCTTCGTCACTCCGGCGGAGGAGCAGATCACGCGGGTGGAGTCGCAGCGGCAGAAGCTCGAGGGCGAGTTCATCGACAAGCAGCAGATCGCGAACAACCTGAACGAGTTCCGCCGGCAGAAGGAGGTCCTGGAGGAGCAGCTCCAGGCCGCTCTCCTCGAGCTCCCGAACGACAAGGCGATCGACGAGCTCCTCCGCCAGCTCAACGATCTGGGCGTGAAGAGCGGCCTCGAGATCACGCTGGTCGAGCCCCAGGCAGAAGTGCCGCAGGACTTCTACGCTCGGCTCCCGGTGAGAATGAAGGTCGCCGGCAACTACAACGAGATCGCGGTCTTCGTGGATGCGGTGGGCAAGCTCAAGCGGATCGTCAACGTGAGCGACCTCAAGTTCGTGAACCCCAAGAAGAAGAACGAGAAGATCGTGCTGGAAGCGGATCTGCTCGCGACCACCTTCCGCTTCCGCGAGCCGGCGCCCAACGAGAAGAAGCCGGCGGCGAAGGGGAGGAAGAACTGA
- a CDS encoding pilus assembly protein PilP: protein MRASILLASLALVAAGCESAPAPRAPSAPKVAPAKPEPAAEAKPEGEVAVEYSYSPIGKRDPFRSFLEDQRPSDTSIVEANCGPLCTWELDQLRVVAVVSGQASPVAMVEDPQGNGHLVRRGTAVGKRSGKVTDIRRDRLVVTELLRTPQGQVLPAKTEMPLKAKGQQKEIEIVDLSAQD, encoded by the coding sequence ATGCGCGCCTCGATTCTTCTGGCATCGCTGGCCCTCGTCGCCGCGGGTTGCGAGAGCGCCCCGGCTCCCCGGGCTCCATCGGCCCCCAAGGTTGCACCGGCGAAGCCGGAACCGGCTGCGGAGGCGAAGCCCGAGGGCGAGGTCGCCGTCGAGTACAGCTACTCGCCGATCGGAAAGCGGGATCCTTTCCGCTCCTTCCTCGAGGACCAGCGTCCGTCGGACACGAGCATCGTCGAGGCGAACTGCGGACCGCTCTGTACGTGGGAGCTCGACCAGCTCCGCGTCGTCGCAGTCGTCTCCGGGCAAGCGAGCCCGGTGGCGATGGTCGAGGATCCGCAGGGCAACGGACACCTGGTCCGCCGAGGTACGGCAGTCGGGAAGCGAAGCGGCAAGGTCACCGACATCCGGCGCGACAGGCTCGTCGTCACCGAGCTCCTCCGGACCCCGCAGGGGCAGGTGCTGCCGGCCAAGACCGAGATGCCGTTGAAGGCGAAGGGCCAGCAGAAGGAGATCGAGATCGTCGATCTCTCGGCGCAGGACTAG
- the pilQ gene encoding type IV pilus secretin family protein, with protein sequence MSQVFNRVVGAIALAAALGFSAGAGAGEGEPVAGTNVVTARVDEAKVRNPARRIVDAKVASGADGTRVELVADGAVGTYELLELENPPRLAIDLPGVSRGPKAAKHVGSRELTGIRYGGHDGKVRVVFDAASASMPAYRIDRTGSGLAIVMGEALVAKSGKAVGGSIAAASAPTKASGAGEARMDATAAAPAAPAKAPVALAEAPAAPAVPSAAQARLAAPAVRVTDVAFKGDGPSQQVQVDLSGAGAYDVSRPDPSTLVLTIPGATLPARLVRSLDTSAFEGPVRTVSSFADESEGAVRVVVALARPAADELKRNGNRLSWTFRGEDLAEGEILDEAVGTVRVAPDGGAAPRGGKQPTYTGRRVSFEFKDIDIHNLLRVIAEVSKRNIVVADDVKGTITIRLRNVPWDQALDLIMKTKGLGKEVTGNIIRIAPLQQIQHEQELVAKAQLAREDAQPLKVRIIPVNYALAKDMVIKTKSLLTKRGTVTVDQRTNTLIVKDIPDALARVESLIRSLDTQTPQVLISARIVEASSNFKRDIGIQWGGHLTANAAAGNSTGLAFPNNAAGAGSIPGAVGAGGAIPGAPNWAVSFPAAVADTAGGAVGFSFGSAGGAALLNLRLTALETQGVLKTVSAPKVTTLDNKEAVIGQGVSIPFSQVSAAGVNTVFVEAKLELKVTPHVTSDGSILMKIRASNNQPSENLTGANGQPSITKREAETEVLVKDGDTTVIGGIFTRRTAEQVAQVPLFGDIPILGWLFKSRTNSDDRTELLIFVSPTIVNRDASVVAGG encoded by the coding sequence ATGAGCCAGGTCTTCAACAGGGTCGTAGGTGCCATCGCGTTGGCGGCCGCCCTGGGGTTCTCCGCCGGTGCTGGCGCAGGCGAGGGTGAGCCTGTCGCCGGCACGAACGTGGTGACTGCGCGGGTGGACGAGGCGAAGGTGCGGAACCCTGCCCGCCGGATCGTCGACGCGAAGGTCGCGAGCGGCGCGGACGGAACGCGCGTGGAACTCGTCGCCGATGGTGCGGTGGGGACGTACGAGCTCCTGGAGCTCGAGAATCCGCCGCGGTTGGCGATCGATCTTCCGGGCGTGAGCCGTGGGCCGAAGGCGGCGAAGCACGTCGGCAGTCGTGAGCTCACAGGGATCCGCTACGGCGGCCACGACGGAAAGGTCCGGGTGGTCTTCGATGCCGCCTCGGCGTCGATGCCCGCCTATCGGATCGATCGCACGGGCTCCGGTCTGGCGATCGTGATGGGCGAGGCCCTGGTCGCCAAGAGCGGCAAGGCTGTTGGCGGCTCCATCGCTGCGGCTTCGGCGCCGACCAAGGCGTCCGGCGCCGGCGAAGCGCGAATGGACGCGACGGCGGCAGCGCCCGCGGCCCCGGCGAAGGCTCCCGTGGCGCTCGCGGAAGCTCCGGCGGCACCAGCCGTGCCGAGTGCCGCTCAGGCGAGGCTTGCCGCGCCCGCGGTTCGAGTGACCGACGTCGCGTTCAAGGGCGACGGCCCCTCGCAGCAGGTCCAGGTGGATCTATCTGGAGCCGGCGCCTATGACGTGAGCCGCCCCGATCCGAGCACGCTGGTGCTCACCATCCCCGGCGCGACGCTCCCCGCCCGCCTGGTGCGCTCCCTCGACACCTCGGCCTTCGAGGGGCCGGTCCGCACCGTGTCTTCGTTCGCGGACGAGTCGGAGGGCGCGGTGCGCGTGGTGGTCGCGCTGGCGCGGCCTGCCGCCGACGAGCTGAAGCGCAACGGGAACCGCCTGTCGTGGACCTTCCGTGGTGAGGACCTGGCCGAAGGCGAGATCCTCGACGAGGCCGTTGGCACGGTCCGGGTCGCTCCCGACGGTGGAGCGGCGCCCCGGGGCGGGAAGCAGCCGACCTACACCGGCCGCCGGGTGAGCTTCGAGTTCAAGGACATCGACATCCACAACCTCCTCCGCGTGATCGCCGAGGTCTCCAAGCGCAACATCGTCGTCGCCGACGATGTGAAGGGGACCATCACGATCCGCCTCCGCAACGTGCCCTGGGATCAGGCCCTCGACCTGATCATGAAGACGAAGGGCCTGGGCAAGGAGGTCACCGGGAACATCATCCGGATCGCGCCGCTCCAGCAGATCCAGCACGAGCAGGAGCTCGTGGCGAAGGCCCAGCTCGCCCGCGAGGACGCGCAGCCGCTCAAGGTCCGGATCATCCCGGTGAACTACGCCCTCGCCAAGGACATGGTGATCAAGACCAAGAGCCTGCTCACCAAGCGGGGCACCGTGACGGTGGACCAGCGGACGAACACCCTCATCGTCAAGGACATCCCCGATGCGCTGGCGCGGGTGGAGTCGCTGATCCGGAGCCTGGACACGCAGACGCCGCAGGTTCTGATCTCGGCCCGGATCGTCGAGGCTTCATCGAACTTCAAGCGTGACATCGGCATCCAGTGGGGCGGCCATCTCACGGCGAACGCCGCTGCGGGCAACTCGACGGGCCTGGCGTTCCCCAACAACGCGGCTGGCGCGGGCTCGATCCCGGGCGCGGTTGGCGCAGGCGGCGCGATCCCCGGTGCCCCGAACTGGGCGGTGAGCTTCCCCGCCGCAGTGGCCGACACTGCCGGCGGCGCGGTTGGCTTCAGCTTCGGCTCGGCGGGTGGCGCGGCGCTCCTGAACCTCCGCCTCACGGCGCTGGAGACCCAGGGCGTGCTCAAGACCGTCTCCGCTCCGAAGGTGACCACTCTAGACAACAAAGAGGCGGTCATCGGGCAGGGCGTATCGATCCCATTCTCGCAGGTGTCGGCCGCAGGCGTGAATACCGTCTTCGTCGAGGCGAAGCTCGAGCTGAAGGTCACGCCCCACGTGACCTCGGACGGCTCGATCCTGATGAAGATCCGGGCCTCGAACAACCAGCCCAGCGAAAACCTCACGGGCGCCAACGGCCAGCCCTCGATCACCAAGCGCGAGGCCGAGACCGAGGTGCTGGTGAAGGACGGCGATACTACCGTCATCGGCGGTATCTTCACCCGGCGCACGGCGGAGCAGGTTGCGCAGGTGCCGCTCTTCGGGGACATCCCCATCTTGGGCTGGCTCTTCAAGAGCCGAACCAATTCCGACGATCGTACGGAGCTGCTCATCTTCGTGAGCCCCACGATCGTGAACCGCGACGCCTCGGTGGTCGCCGGGGGCTAG
- a CDS encoding roadblock/LC7 domain-containing protein, with translation MGFREHLEEICQVDGAVAASVMGFDGIAIDTVTAPNQAVDAETLMIEYSGILGQVRKAAELLKAGDLTELTIGTERMTTHLRPIDSEFFLVLAMSPAGNYGKGRYLLRVKAPKLKDEL, from the coding sequence ATGGGCTTTCGGGAGCACCTCGAAGAGATCTGCCAGGTGGACGGCGCCGTCGCGGCGAGCGTCATGGGCTTCGACGGGATCGCGATCGACACCGTGACCGCACCGAACCAGGCCGTCGACGCCGAAACGCTGATGATCGAGTACTCCGGCATCCTGGGCCAGGTGCGCAAGGCCGCCGAGCTGCTCAAGGCCGGCGATCTCACCGAGCTCACGATCGGCACGGAGCGGATGACGACCCACCTGCGCCCGATCGACTCCGAGTTCTTCCTGGTGCTGGCGATGTCGCCGGCCGGGAACTACGGGAAGGGCCGCTACCTCTTGCGCGTGAAGGCGCCGAAGCTGAAGGACGAGCTCTAG
- the efp gene encoding elongation factor P, with amino-acid sequence MADIIDTSAFRNGLKFEIDDHPYEIVEFQHVKPGKGAAFVRTKYRSMITGQVLEKNFRSGDKFLRPDIEERTMQFLYKEGTDYHFMDQKSYEQTFVPEEGLGDAKNFMKENIDVQILFYRGKAIGVTVPNTMELKITKCDPGVRGDTVSGALKPAELETGYVVNVPLFINEGDVIKVDTRSGEYLTRVVA; translated from the coding sequence ATGGCAGACATCATCGATACGAGCGCGTTCCGGAACGGTCTCAAGTTCGAGATCGACGATCACCCCTACGAGATCGTCGAGTTCCAGCACGTGAAGCCGGGCAAGGGTGCCGCCTTCGTCCGCACGAAGTACCGGTCCATGATCACCGGGCAGGTCCTCGAGAAGAACTTCCGCTCCGGCGACAAGTTCCTCCGCCCCGACATCGAGGAGCGCACGATGCAGTTCCTCTACAAGGAGGGCACGGACTACCACTTCATGGATCAGAAGTCGTACGAGCAGACCTTCGTCCCGGAGGAGGGGCTGGGCGACGCGAAGAACTTCATGAAGGAGAACATCGACGTCCAGATCCTCTTCTATCGTGGCAAGGCCATCGGCGTGACGGTGCCGAACACGATGGAGCTGAAGATCACCAAGTGCGATCCGGGCGTGCGCGGCGACACGGTGTCCGGCGCCCTGAAGCCCGCCGAGCTGGAGACGGGCTACGTGGTGAACGTGCCCCTCTTCATCAACGAGGGCGACGTCATCAAGGTCGATACCCGCTCTGGCGAGTACCTGACGCGCGTCGTCGCCTGA
- the accB gene encoding acetyl-CoA carboxylase biotin carboxyl carrier protein — MDVEKIKAIIEALEGTEVTKFDYRNGEERLKIRRGHEPVYTSVAPMVHAQPTPPPAAPMALATVPMGAQGAEAAKAAAAAPGVVVTSPFVGTFYRAPSPDAPDFAEAGQMVRKGQTLCIVEAMKLMNEIEAEVAGKVAEIFVQNGQPVEFGEPLFRIEPA, encoded by the coding sequence TTGGACGTCGAAAAGATCAAGGCGATCATCGAGGCACTCGAGGGAACGGAAGTCACGAAGTTCGACTACCGAAACGGCGAGGAGCGACTCAAGATTCGCCGCGGCCACGAGCCCGTCTACACCTCCGTGGCTCCCATGGTCCACGCGCAGCCGACGCCTCCCCCGGCTGCGCCGATGGCCCTCGCCACCGTTCCGATGGGCGCGCAGGGCGCCGAGGCCGCGAAGGCCGCCGCCGCTGCCCCCGGTGTGGTGGTGACCTCGCCCTTCGTCGGCACGTTCTACCGTGCGCCTTCGCCCGACGCGCCGGACTTCGCCGAGGCAGGACAGATGGTGCGCAAGGGCCAGACCCTCTGCATCGTCGAAGCGATGAAGCTCATGAACGAGATCGAGGCCGAGGTCGCCGGAAAGGTGGCCGAGATCTTCGTGCAGAACGGCCAGCCGGTGGAGTTCGGCGAGCCGCTGTTCCGCATCGAGCCGGCCTGA
- the accC gene encoding acetyl-CoA carboxylase biotin carboxylase subunit yields the protein MFKKILIANRGEIALRVIRACKEMGIETVAVHSTADAEALHVRFADEAICIGPPSSKESYLNVPSVLSAAEITGADAIHPGYGFLSENAEFAEVTQSCGITWIGPRPEVIRLMGNKVRAREAAAAAGLPLLPGSKTALRDGQEAEAMARKIGFPVILKAAAGGGGRGMKIVRTPEAVAQAFNTASAEAVAAFGDGSMYIERYIEKPRHIEMQIVADEHGNVVHFGERECSVQRRHQKLIEEATSPALTPKLREKMGKVALGAMKKIGYNNVGTIEFLLDENGDFFFMEMNTRIQVEHPVTEQVTGIDLLKEQIRLAAGEKLGRKQEDIQLSGHAIEFRINAEDPISFAPSPGRITGFHAPGGFGVRFDSLAYEQYKVQPYYDSLIAKLICFGKDRQEAIARGRRALDELVVEGIKTNAAFHKQVLAWPDFLEGNYDTRIVEKIQTAATQRAIERMP from the coding sequence GTGTTCAAGAAGATCCTGATCGCGAACCGCGGCGAGATCGCCCTGCGGGTGATTCGCGCGTGCAAGGAAATGGGCATCGAGACGGTGGCGGTGCATTCGACCGCCGACGCCGAGGCGCTCCACGTCCGCTTCGCCGACGAGGCGATCTGCATCGGGCCGCCCTCCTCGAAGGAGAGCTACCTGAACGTTCCGTCCGTGCTCTCGGCCGCCGAGATCACGGGTGCGGACGCCATTCACCCAGGGTACGGCTTCCTCTCGGAGAACGCGGAGTTCGCCGAGGTGACGCAGTCGTGCGGCATCACCTGGATCGGTCCTCGGCCGGAGGTCATCCGGCTGATGGGCAACAAGGTCCGAGCCCGTGAGGCGGCCGCGGCGGCGGGGCTCCCGCTGCTCCCCGGCAGCAAGACGGCGCTGCGCGACGGCCAGGAAGCCGAAGCGATGGCCCGCAAGATCGGCTTCCCGGTGATCCTCAAGGCCGCTGCCGGTGGCGGCGGCCGCGGGATGAAGATCGTCCGGACGCCGGAAGCGGTGGCGCAGGCCTTCAACACCGCGAGCGCGGAGGCCGTGGCGGCCTTCGGCGACGGCTCGATGTACATCGAGCGGTACATCGAGAAGCCGCGCCACATCGAGATGCAGATCGTCGCGGACGAGCACGGCAACGTCGTGCACTTCGGCGAGCGCGAGTGCTCGGTGCAGCGTCGCCACCAGAAGCTGATCGAGGAGGCCACCTCGCCGGCGCTCACGCCCAAGCTTCGCGAGAAGATGGGCAAGGTCGCCCTCGGGGCGATGAAGAAGATCGGCTACAACAACGTCGGCACCATCGAGTTCCTGCTGGACGAGAACGGTGACTTCTTCTTCATGGAGATGAACACCCGCATCCAGGTGGAGCACCCGGTGACGGAGCAGGTGACCGGGATCGATCTGCTCAAGGAGCAGATCCGCCTGGCCGCCGGCGAGAAGCTGGGCCGCAAGCAGGAGGACATCCAGCTCAGCGGCCACGCGATCGAGTTCCGCATCAACGCGGAGGATCCGATCTCCTTCGCTCCGTCGCCCGGACGGATCACCGGCTTCCACGCGCCGGGCGGGTTCGGGGTCCGCTTCGACTCCCTCGCCTACGAGCAGTACAAGGTCCAGCCCTACTACGACTCCCTGATCGCGAAGCTGATCTGCTTCGGCAAGGATCGGCAGGAGGCGATCGCCCGGGGCCGCCGCGCGCTGGACGAGCTGGTGGTCGAAGGCATCAAGACGAACGCCGCCTTCCACAAGCAGGTGCTCGCCTGGCCGGACTTCCTCGAGGGCAACTACGACACGCGGATCGTGGAGAAGATCCAGACGGCCGCGACCCAGCGCGCCATCGAGCGGATGCCGTAG
- a CDS encoding tetratricopeptide repeat protein, with translation MDKNKVIQAATKLVQKGQLDKAIAEYEKVRKADPKDVRILLKIGELQQKKGENVEAARTLLDAAKSYASDGFFLKAVAVYKQIVKLDPSRIDVNLQLAELYQQLGLMTDAMTQLQQVANHQERGGQPEVALETLRRMVDLDPENVGSRIKLGELFAQQGKTEDGLRELRLAAEHLKSHNRLDDYLRVAERVATLAPEDLALSRELAGCSSRGGIPTGRSPACR, from the coding sequence ATGGACAAGAACAAGGTCATCCAGGCAGCGACGAAGCTCGTCCAGAAGGGGCAGCTCGACAAGGCCATCGCGGAGTACGAGAAGGTCCGGAAGGCGGACCCGAAGGACGTCCGCATCCTGCTGAAGATCGGGGAGCTGCAGCAGAAGAAGGGTGAGAACGTCGAGGCCGCGCGGACGCTGCTGGATGCGGCGAAGAGCTACGCCTCCGACGGCTTCTTCCTGAAGGCCGTCGCCGTCTACAAGCAGATCGTGAAGCTGGATCCGTCGCGGATCGACGTGAACCTGCAGCTCGCGGAGCTCTACCAGCAGCTCGGGCTGATGACCGACGCGATGACCCAGCTCCAGCAGGTGGCGAACCACCAGGAGCGGGGCGGGCAGCCGGAGGTGGCGCTCGAGACCCTTCGCCGGATGGTGGACCTCGATCCGGAGAACGTCGGCTCGCGGATCAAGCTGGGGGAGCTCTTCGCGCAGCAGGGGAAGACGGAGGACGGGCTGCGTGAGCTTCGGCTCGCGGCGGAGCACCTCAAGTCCCACAACCGGCTGGACGACTATCTTCGGGTGGCGGAGCGGGTGGCGACGCTCGCTCCCGAGGATCTCGCGCTCTCCCGCGAGCTCGCGGGATGTTCCTCGCGCGGCGGGATCCCAACCGGGCGCTCGCCCGCCTGCAGGTGA
- a CDS encoding tetratricopeptide repeat protein — protein sequence MFLARRDPNRALARLQVNFRADPKDPTTLGLLARAFVDLGQKTKGVSAYKELARVLQETGRVGEAGATWLKILELAPADPDALAAVAHGGARAAPGAPAPAQAPFGAPSAALSSGPFRTPGAPSPPSLSRGPSAAVSSGPLRTPGVPPPTLSRGPSAGVSSGPLRTPGVPSPPTLSRGPSAPSPQPTPTVVLPPAAARPRTPGPSAVSALSAGPQSKLLAELDVYLKYGLRDKAVAHLRTLLASDPTSIDVHERAIQVHALTGDAGARRDSMVAVVRLCAERGELERGRNCLHRLIDALPDDPELDELVSLYSSGAPAASAPAEASVVLELGDFGATPGVASPIAAVPVEEAEDFVEAEGDDELLLLPDGVEDEDLFVAPDALDDEALLVPEGDEEIFGLASSDGAADDEELLLIAGDESEDEVVEESWGGADEALAAAEPLAANDDELLSMVADGVEEERRLSLGLDVDPPTEDAEDDDALLAVDVDVPETVDPLETAGGFDAPFAATRVEIPAGGFDYAATRVEGRARDFSHAYAATRVEAPSAVFEPPFAATRVEMPAGDFEAESEGGLPPDPFESTAVEEDFPSSELAPATAPAGALAPSEPSVTEVAPPPALASVREPEAPPPAAAGASSHDDGFGLSDHFDFAGDLTAELADEWKDEAKAPDSSKDFQYSVDDVLAEFKKGVSRTVKAEDTDTHYNLGIAYKEMELLQDAISEFDIARQGCVGQKREIECLTMRGICEALLGNHEAAIAAFLEGLGAAAATADTAMALHYEIALSNEALGNLDEARANFQRVARIDPGYRDVAEAIERVGGAIPSRRGHYQEGLG from the coding sequence ATGTTCCTCGCGCGGCGGGATCCCAACCGGGCGCTCGCCCGCCTGCAGGTGAACTTCCGCGCGGACCCGAAGGATCCGACGACGCTAGGACTGCTGGCGCGTGCGTTCGTCGATCTCGGACAGAAGACGAAGGGCGTCTCCGCCTACAAGGAGCTCGCTCGGGTTCTTCAGGAGACCGGGCGGGTCGGCGAGGCGGGCGCCACCTGGTTGAAGATCCTCGAGCTCGCGCCGGCGGATCCGGACGCCCTCGCTGCGGTGGCACACGGCGGAGCGAGAGCGGCCCCCGGAGCCCCGGCTCCTGCGCAGGCGCCTTTCGGCGCGCCGAGCGCGGCGCTGTCGTCTGGGCCGTTCCGCACGCCGGGCGCGCCCTCGCCGCCCTCCCTTTCTCGGGGGCCGAGCGCGGCGGTGTCGTCCGGGCCACTCCGCACGCCGGGCGTGCCGCCGCCTACGCTCTCTCGCGGGCCGAGCGCCGGGGTGTCGTCCGGGCCACTCCGCACGCCGGGCGTGCCGTCGCCCCCCACGCTTTCTCGCGGGCCGAGCGCGCCCTCGCCGCAGCCTACGCCGACGGTCGTCCTGCCGCCGGCAGCCGCCCGGCCGCGGACCCCCGGGCCTTCCGCGGTGAGCGCTCTCAGCGCCGGCCCGCAGTCCAAGCTGCTCGCCGAGCTCGACGTCTACCTGAAGTACGGGCTCCGCGACAAAGCCGTCGCCCATCTTCGGACGCTCCTGGCGTCGGATCCAACCTCGATCGACGTCCACGAGCGCGCGATCCAGGTCCATGCCCTCACGGGCGACGCAGGAGCGCGTCGCGATTCGATGGTCGCGGTGGTGCGGCTCTGCGCCGAGCGGGGCGAGCTCGAGCGCGGTCGGAACTGCCTCCATCGGCTGATCGACGCCCTGCCGGACGACCCGGAGCTGGACGAGCTGGTATCGCTCTATTCCTCCGGTGCACCCGCGGCCTCGGCGCCGGCGGAGGCCTCGGTGGTCCTCGAGCTCGGCGACTTCGGCGCCACGCCCGGGGTCGCGTCGCCGATCGCCGCCGTTCCCGTGGAGGAGGCGGAGGACTTCGTCGAGGCCGAGGGAGACGACGAGCTCCTGCTCTTGCCGGACGGCGTCGAGGACGAGGACCTCTTCGTCGCGCCGGACGCTCTCGACGACGAGGCGCTGCTGGTCCCGGAAGGGGACGAGGAGATCTTCGGGCTGGCGTCGAGCGACGGCGCCGCCGATGACGAAGAGCTCTTGCTGATCGCCGGCGACGAATCGGAGGACGAGGTCGTCGAGGAGAGCTGGGGTGGGGCCGACGAGGCTCTGGCTGCAGCCGAGCCGCTCGCGGCGAACGACGACGAGCTCCTGTCGATGGTCGCCGACGGCGTCGAGGAGGAGCGACGGCTCTCTCTCGGTCTCGATGTCGATCCGCCGACCGAGGACGCGGAGGACGACGACGCCCTCCTGGCGGTCGACGTCGACGTTCCGGAGACGGTCGATCCCCTCGAGACGGCAGGCGGCTTCGACGCCCCCTTCGCCGCGACGCGGGTCGAGATCCCGGCCGGGGGCTTCGACTATGCTGCGACGCGGGTCGAGGGTCGCGCTCGGGACTTCTCGCACGCCTACGCAGCGACGCGAGTCGAGGCTCCCTCTGCGGTCTTCGAGCCTCCTTTCGCCGCGACGCGGGTCGAGATGCCGGCCGGGGACTTCGAGGCCGAGTCGGAAGGCGGGCTCCCGCCGGATCCCTTCGAGTCGACGGCGGTGGAGGAGGACTTCCCGTCGAGCGAGCTCGCGCCCGCTACGGCTCCCGCCGGGGCCCTCGCGCCCAGCGAGCCCTCGGTCACCGAGGTCGCGCCCCCGCCAGCGCTCGCCTCCGTGCGCGAGCCCGAGGCACCGCCGCCGGCCGCTGCCGGAGCCTCGAGCCACGACGACGGCTTCGGTCTCTCCGATCACTTCGACTTCGCCGGCGATCTCACGGCCGAGCTCGCCGACGAGTGGAAGGACGAGGCCAAGGCCCCGGACTCGTCCAAGGACTTCCAGTACTCGGTGGACGACGTCCTCGCCGAGTTCAAGAAGGGCGTCTCACGTACGGTCAAGGCCGAGGATACCGACACCCACTACAACCTCGGCATCGCCTACAAGGAGATGGAGCTGCTGCAGGACGCGATCTCGGAGTTCGACATCGCTCGGCAGGGCTGCGTCGGCCAGAAGCGCGAGATCGAGTGCCTGACCATGCGGGGCATCTGCGAGGCCCTGCTCGGCAACCACGAAGCGGCGATCGCCGCGTTCCTCGAGGGTCTTGGGGCGGCGGCCGCGACCGCCGACACCGCGATGGCCCTCCACTACGAGATCGCCCTGTCGAACGAAGCGCTTGGGAACCTCGACGAGGCCCGGGCGAACTTCCAGCGGGTGGCTCGGATCGATCCCGGCTACCGCGACGTGGCGGAAGCGATCGAGAGAGTCGGAGGGGCCATTCCGTCCCGGCGTGGACACTACCAGGAGGGGCTGGGCTAG